In one window of Anser cygnoides isolate HZ-2024a breed goose chromosome 3, Taihu_goose_T2T_genome, whole genome shotgun sequence DNA:
- the MTLN gene encoding mitoregulin, producing the protein MGLEALRPRAVRWALLAAFAAGVLVGWQAGRARRRFLRWRQQRLQRRLDAAREQLEAA; encoded by the coding sequence ATGGGCCTGGAGGCGCTGCGGCCGCGGGCTGTGCGCTGGGCGCTGCTGGCCGCCTTCGCCGCCGGCGTGCTGGTGGGCTGGCAggccggccgggcccggcgccgCTTCCTCCGCTGGCGCCAGCAGCGCCTCCAGCGCCGCCTCGACGCCGCCCGGGAGCAGCTGGAGGCGGCCTGA